The following are from one region of the Stenotrophomonas lactitubi genome:
- a CDS encoding YhdP family protein yields the protein MSAPPRLRLRRIRRHFIAACAVGLVGLALLVGTLSQLLPLAERHPDRIAAWLSARAGQPVRFERLDTTWTRRGPLLQLKGLRIGAGQGLAIGEAEVLVSMYSGLLPGRSLTELRLRGLALDLQQAADGRWSVRGLPQSSAGGDPLDALRRLGELQVIGGRLGVHAPALGVDANLPRIDLRLRVDGDRLRVGVRAWAQIDALPLTAVLDLDRQRGNGQAWLGADPVDFRAWSPLLAAGGMRLREGKGELNLWLTLRDFAPVALTTDSDLRDLRIEGAPMPGIAGPQMQLQRLQARLRWQRTADGWALQVPRLRLQAEGSQQQLDGLQVRMGKQMQVQAGAAQAGLALRALALSDRLDAGLRHWLYLAKPQLDVAQLQVRGQQDGPLWVQGELQSLGFASVGNSPGLRGLGGRFEGDADGFSLQLQPQRQLQFDWPTGFGVRHDLHLAGQIVGWRDEAGGWRIGTPAMRVEGTDYAADVRGGLWFQGDGTRPWMQLAAKLDDVPMTAAKRFWIHSKMSKGATDWLDMALAGGQVRNGIGLVSGDLDDWPFDNNDGRFEATGHITNGDIRFQHDWPLMSQVDADVAFIGPGFHMQGRGDLAGVAVQKFEAGIQDFGQQPLYVRADSQGDAGKLLAMLRQSPLHKEYGDTLDNLAASGPANVHFDLLQPLHHDQGGGHLQGTVDLAGLKLVDKRFQLEFDNMRGQARYSNAGFAAEELAVRHLGQDGRLSLRAGGFVRDPKLAFESELAATLDAGVLIDRAPEMAWLKPYINGTSPWTIAVNLPKVAPGAPAPPSELRLRSDLVGTRLDLPAPLQKPASEPLPTTVAAQLPMGAGRIDVAFGQRLALAARSHNNQTGVQVTLGSDRVDREPPPSGLTINGRSPTLDALEWIGLARGAGGDGDPMPLRAVDVQVGQLMLIGGVFEQTRLQLHPGPQALDVRLDGPSLAGKLTVPNADGGTISGQLERVYWQSLPTLPGATAAPARVQAGADDMDPAKLPPFALDIADLKFGKVVLGQAVLRTRPVANGLSVEELRFRAPSQEIDIRGRWLGKGGGSRTALDAQVRSEDLGGLLQNLDYGGQLRGGSGHAQLQASWPGGPSDFQLGNLQGQLDVNARNGQLLELEPGAGRVLGLLSVAQLPRRLMFDFRDFFSKGFAFNQVEGSVQFGEGMARTDKVLIEGPAANITIRGEADLRKQQFDQTIDVNPRAGNLLTVVGAVAGGPVGAALGAATNAVLSKPLGEIGARTYKVTGPWKEPKVEVIERSREREPAPAPPPRIQPLPAVPPTVTEPPPPR from the coding sequence ATGAGCGCGCCGCCGCGCCTGCGACTGCGAAGGATCCGCCGTCATTTCATCGCCGCATGCGCGGTCGGCCTGGTCGGGCTTGCCCTGCTGGTCGGTACCCTCAGCCAGCTGCTGCCGCTGGCTGAGCGCCATCCGGACAGGATCGCGGCCTGGCTGAGCGCGCGCGCCGGACAACCGGTGCGCTTTGAACGCCTGGACACTACCTGGACCCGACGCGGTCCATTGCTGCAGTTGAAGGGCCTGCGCATCGGCGCGGGCCAGGGCCTGGCCATCGGCGAAGCCGAGGTGCTGGTGTCGATGTACAGCGGCCTGCTGCCGGGCCGCTCGCTGACCGAACTGCGCCTGCGCGGCCTGGCACTGGATCTGCAGCAGGCTGCCGATGGCCGCTGGTCGGTGCGTGGCCTGCCGCAGTCCAGTGCTGGCGGCGATCCACTGGACGCGTTGCGCCGGCTGGGCGAACTGCAGGTGATAGGCGGCCGCCTGGGCGTGCATGCACCTGCGCTGGGCGTCGACGCCAACCTGCCACGCATCGATCTGCGCCTGCGCGTGGATGGCGACCGCCTGCGGGTGGGCGTGCGTGCCTGGGCACAGATCGACGCCTTGCCGCTGACGGCGGTGCTGGACCTGGATCGCCAGCGCGGCAACGGCCAGGCCTGGCTCGGTGCCGACCCGGTTGATTTCCGCGCCTGGTCGCCGTTGCTGGCGGCCGGTGGGATGCGCCTGCGCGAGGGCAAGGGCGAACTCAACCTGTGGCTGACCCTGCGTGATTTCGCGCCGGTGGCGCTGACCACCGATTCGGACCTGCGCGATCTGCGTATCGAAGGCGCACCGATGCCCGGCATCGCGGGTCCGCAGATGCAGCTGCAACGGCTGCAGGCGCGCCTGCGCTGGCAGCGGACCGCAGACGGGTGGGCGCTGCAGGTGCCGCGCCTGCGCCTGCAGGCCGAGGGCAGCCAGCAGCAGCTGGACGGCCTGCAAGTGCGGATGGGCAAGCAGATGCAGGTGCAGGCCGGGGCGGCGCAGGCGGGTCTCGCGCTGCGCGCGCTGGCACTCAGCGACCGGCTGGATGCGGGCCTGCGCCATTGGCTGTACCTGGCCAAGCCGCAGCTGGACGTGGCGCAGCTGCAGGTGCGCGGCCAGCAGGATGGCCCGTTGTGGGTACAGGGCGAACTGCAGTCGCTGGGCTTTGCCAGCGTTGGCAACTCGCCGGGCCTGCGCGGCCTGGGCGGCCGCTTCGAGGGCGATGCCGATGGCTTCAGCCTGCAGCTGCAACCGCAACGTCAGCTGCAGTTCGATTGGCCGACCGGTTTCGGCGTGCGCCATGACCTGCACCTGGCCGGGCAGATCGTCGGTTGGCGCGACGAGGCCGGTGGCTGGCGCATCGGCACCCCGGCGATGCGCGTGGAAGGCACCGACTACGCCGCCGACGTGCGCGGTGGCCTCTGGTTCCAGGGCGATGGCACCCGGCCGTGGATGCAGCTGGCGGCCAAGCTGGACGACGTGCCGATGACCGCCGCCAAACGTTTCTGGATCCATTCCAAAATGAGCAAGGGCGCCACCGACTGGCTGGACATGGCCTTGGCCGGTGGCCAGGTGCGCAACGGCATCGGCCTGGTCAGCGGTGATCTGGACGACTGGCCGTTCGACAACAACGACGGCCGCTTCGAGGCCACCGGCCACATCACCAACGGTGACATCCGCTTCCAGCATGATTGGCCGTTGATGAGCCAGGTGGACGCCGATGTCGCCTTCATCGGCCCAGGCTTCCACATGCAGGGCCGCGGCGATCTGGCCGGCGTAGCGGTACAGAAGTTCGAAGCCGGCATCCAGGACTTCGGCCAGCAGCCGCTGTACGTGCGCGCCGACAGCCAGGGCGATGCCGGCAAGCTGCTGGCAATGCTGCGGCAGAGCCCGCTGCACAAGGAATACGGCGACACCCTGGACAACCTCGCGGCAAGCGGCCCGGCCAACGTGCATTTCGATCTGCTGCAACCGCTGCACCATGACCAGGGCGGCGGCCACCTGCAGGGCACGGTGGACCTGGCTGGGCTGAAGCTGGTCGACAAGCGCTTCCAGCTGGAATTCGACAACATGCGCGGGCAGGCCCGCTACAGCAACGCCGGCTTCGCCGCCGAGGAACTGGCGGTGCGCCACCTCGGCCAGGACGGACGGCTGAGCCTGCGCGCCGGTGGTTTCGTGCGTGACCCCAAGCTGGCCTTCGAATCGGAACTGGCCGCCACGCTCGACGCGGGCGTGCTGATCGACCGCGCACCGGAAATGGCGTGGCTGAAGCCCTACATCAATGGCACCTCGCCGTGGACCATCGCGGTGAACCTGCCGAAGGTCGCACCGGGTGCGCCCGCGCCGCCGAGTGAGCTGCGCCTGCGCTCGGACCTGGTGGGCACCCGCCTGGACCTGCCGGCACCGCTGCAGAAGCCGGCCAGCGAGCCGCTGCCGACCACCGTGGCCGCGCAGTTGCCGATGGGCGCTGGCCGCATCGACGTGGCATTCGGCCAGCGTCTGGCGCTGGCCGCGCGCAGCCACAACAACCAGACCGGCGTGCAGGTCACCCTGGGCAGCGACCGTGTTGACCGCGAACCGCCGCCCAGCGGGCTGACCATCAATGGCCGCAGCCCGACGCTGGATGCGCTGGAATGGATCGGCCTGGCCCGTGGCGCCGGCGGCGATGGCGATCCGATGCCGCTGCGCGCAGTGGACGTGCAGGTCGGCCAGCTGATGCTGATCGGCGGCGTGTTCGAGCAGACCCGCCTGCAGCTGCATCCCGGCCCGCAGGCGCTGGACGTGCGCCTGGATGGCCCCTCGCTGGCTGGCAAGTTGACCGTACCCAACGCCGATGGCGGCACCATCAGCGGCCAGCTTGAGCGGGTGTACTGGCAATCGTTGCCGACCCTTCCCGGAGCGACCGCGGCACCGGCACGGGTGCAGGCCGGCGCCGACGACATGGACCCGGCCAAACTGCCGCCGTTCGCGTTGGACATCGCCGATCTGAAGTTCGGCAAGGTCGTGCTGGGCCAGGCAGTGCTGCGCACGCGGCCGGTTGCCAATGGCCTGAGCGTGGAAGAACTGCGCTTCCGTGCCCCCAGCCAGGAGATCGACATCCGTGGTCGTTGGCTCGGCAAGGGCGGCGGCTCGCGCACCGCGCTTGATGCGCAGGTGCGCAGTGAAGACCTGGGCGGGTTGCTGCAGAACCTCGACTACGGCGGCCAGCTGCGCGGCGGCTCCGGCCACGCCCAGCTGCAGGCGTCGTGGCCCGGTGGTCCTTCCGATTTCCAGCTGGGCAACCTGCAGGGCCAGCTCGATGTGAACGCCCGCAATGGCCAGCTGCTGGAGCTGGAACCGGGTGCCGGCCGCGTGCTGGGCCTGCTCAGCGTCGCCCAGCTGCCGCGACGGCTGATGTTCGACTTCCGCGATTTCTTCTCCAAGGGCTTCGCGTTCAACCAGGTCGAGGGCAGCGTGCAGTTCGGCGAGGGCATGGCGCGTACCGACAAGGTGCTGATCGAAGGGCCGGCAGCGAACATCACCATCCGTGGCGAGGCCGACCTGCGCAAGCAGCAGTTCGACCAGACCATCGACGTCAACCCGCGCGCGGGCAACCTGCTGACCGTGGTCGGCGCGGTGGCCGGCGGCCCGGTCGGTGCGGCGCTGGGCGCCGCCACCAATGCGGTATTGTCCAAGCCACTGGGCGAGATCGGCGCCCGCACCTACAAGGTGACCGGCCCGTGGAAGGAGCCCAAGGTGGAAGTGATCGAGCGCAGCCGCGAACGAGAGCCAGCGCCGGCACCGCCGCCGCGCATACAACCATTGCCGGCCGTGCCGCCGACCGTCACCGAACCACCGCCGCCGCGTTGA
- the rng gene encoding ribonuclease G: MSEEILVNVTPRETRVAVIENGMLQELHIERGWRRGVVGNIYKGKVQRVMPGMQAAFVEVGLDRAAFLHANDVVRPAPVASADTENTTLPPPSSVPIVELLRDGQDIVVQVVKDPIGTKGARLTTQISIPSRYMVLLPQSKVVGVSARIEDEGERARLKTLVTELSAQHGGYGYIVRTNAEGQPAEAIAEDIAYLSRVWNVVERRGREAASCSNIYEDLSLPLRSVRDLIRKDVDKVKVDSKETFAQLQAFVAKYMPVLAEKIELYSGDRPIFDMFGVEDEIGRALDKQVPLKSGGYLVIDQTEAMTTIDVNTGSFLGQRNLEETVFRTNLEAAQAVARQLRLRNLGGIIIIDFIDMDDAEHRRQVLRTLEKALARDHAKTTVYDFSPLGLVEMTRKRTVESLERQLSETCPQCSGRGTIKTTETVTYEIFREITRAVRQFDAARLLVIASSKVVARITDEESTAVAELEEFLGKSIRFQADEQYLQEQFDVVLL, translated from the coding sequence ATGTCTGAGGAAATCCTGGTCAATGTGACCCCGCGCGAAACCCGGGTCGCGGTGATCGAGAACGGCATGCTGCAGGAACTGCACATCGAGCGCGGTTGGCGCCGGGGTGTGGTCGGCAACATCTACAAGGGCAAGGTGCAGCGGGTCATGCCGGGCATGCAGGCGGCCTTCGTCGAAGTGGGGCTGGACCGCGCCGCGTTCCTGCACGCCAACGACGTGGTGCGGCCGGCGCCGGTGGCCAGTGCCGATACCGAGAACACGACCCTGCCGCCGCCGTCCAGCGTGCCGATCGTGGAACTGCTGCGCGACGGCCAGGACATCGTGGTGCAGGTGGTGAAGGATCCGATCGGGACCAAGGGCGCACGCCTGACCACCCAGATCAGCATTCCCTCGCGCTACATGGTGCTGCTGCCGCAATCGAAGGTGGTGGGCGTGTCGGCGCGTATCGAGGACGAAGGCGAGCGCGCACGGCTGAAGACGCTGGTGACCGAACTGTCGGCCCAGCACGGCGGCTACGGCTACATCGTGCGCACCAATGCCGAGGGCCAGCCGGCCGAGGCCATCGCCGAAGACATCGCCTACCTGTCACGGGTGTGGAACGTGGTCGAGCGTCGCGGCCGCGAGGCGGCGTCGTGCAGCAACATCTATGAAGACCTGAGCCTGCCGCTGCGCTCGGTGCGCGACCTGATCCGCAAGGACGTGGACAAGGTGAAGGTGGACTCGAAGGAGACTTTCGCCCAGCTGCAGGCCTTCGTGGCCAAGTACATGCCGGTGCTGGCCGAGAAGATCGAGCTGTACAGCGGCGATCGTCCGATCTTCGACATGTTCGGGGTCGAGGACGAGATCGGCCGTGCGCTGGACAAGCAGGTGCCGCTGAAGTCGGGTGGCTATCTGGTGATCGACCAGACCGAGGCGATGACCACCATCGACGTCAATACCGGCTCGTTCCTCGGCCAGCGCAACCTGGAAGAGACGGTGTTCCGCACCAACCTGGAGGCCGCGCAGGCGGTGGCCAGGCAGCTGCGCCTGCGCAACCTGGGCGGCATCATCATCATCGACTTCATCGACATGGATGATGCCGAGCATCGCCGCCAGGTGCTGCGCACGCTGGAAAAGGCGTTGGCCCGCGACCATGCCAAGACCACGGTGTACGACTTCTCGCCGCTGGGGCTGGTGGAGATGACCCGCAAGCGCACGGTGGAAAGCCTGGAGCGCCAGCTGTCGGAGACCTGCCCGCAGTGCAGTGGCCGCGGCACCATCAAGACCACCGAAACGGTGACCTATGAAATCTTCCGCGAGATCACCCGTGCGGTGCGCCAGTTCGATGCCGCGCGCCTGCTGGTGATCGCCTCCAGCAAGGTGGTGGCGCGGATCACCGATGAGGAATCCACGGCGGTGGCCGAGCTGGAGGAGTTCCTCGGCAAGAGCATCCGCTTCCAGGCGGATGAGCAGTACCTGCAGGAGCAGTTCGATGTTGTTCTGCTCTGA
- a CDS encoding Maf family nucleotide pyrophosphatase, whose amino-acid sequence MLYLASRSPRRNQLLARLGRPFQALDLEVVEQRAASESAQDYVCRVAADKARAGLARVLAEDPQARVLGSDTEVVLDGDVFGKPADAADARAMLARLAGRTHQVMTAVVVVDAQGLDSELVVSEVTFAPISAADIAAYVATGEPLDKAGAYAIQGGAERWIEHLSGSYSGVMGLPLLHTDRLLARCGVLAPTADAAREAADV is encoded by the coding sequence ATGCTCTATCTTGCTTCCCGCTCCCCCCGACGCAACCAGCTGCTGGCCCGACTCGGACGCCCTTTCCAGGCCTTGGACCTGGAGGTCGTCGAGCAGCGCGCGGCCTCTGAAAGTGCCCAGGACTATGTGTGCCGGGTCGCCGCCGACAAGGCGCGCGCCGGCCTGGCGCGGGTGCTGGCCGAGGACCCGCAGGCGCGGGTGCTGGGCTCGGATACCGAAGTGGTGCTCGATGGCGACGTATTCGGCAAGCCGGCCGATGCCGCCGACGCGCGGGCGATGCTGGCGCGGCTGGCCGGGCGCACCCATCAGGTGATGACCGCCGTGGTGGTGGTGGACGCGCAGGGGCTGGACAGCGAACTGGTCGTTTCCGAAGTCACTTTCGCCCCGATCAGTGCCGCCGACATCGCCGCCTACGTCGCCACCGGCGAGCCGCTGGACAAGGCGGGCGCCTATGCCATCCAGGGCGGCGCCGAGCGCTGGATCGAACACCTTTCCGGCAGCTACTCCGGTGTCATGGGGCTGCCGTTGCTGCATACCGATCGTCTGCTGGCCCGCTGCGGCGTGCTGGCCCCAACTGCTGATGCCGCCAGGGAGGCTGCCGATGTCTGA
- a CDS encoding SIMPL domain-containing protein yields MRRTATPLLLALSLALGASMTAHADPSSPSIAAAAEGTLLNISANAEATRVPDVATLSAGVVTQAADGNSAMRQNAQQMDKVLAAIKAAGIAERDVQTSGVSLNPQYRYADNEAPKITGYQASNTVSLKVRDIAKLGKVLDALAAQGANQINGPQFEIDQPEPVYDEARLAALKKAQARAQTYAKSLGLQVRRIVSISENAGGGFRPPMMMRSMAAGAAMDKATPVAPGESTVSVNLDVVFELGR; encoded by the coding sequence ATGCGCCGCACCGCCACCCCGCTGCTGCTTGCCCTGTCCCTCGCTCTTGGAGCTTCGATGACCGCCCATGCCGACCCGTCGTCGCCGTCGATCGCCGCTGCGGCCGAAGGCACGCTGCTGAACATCTCGGCCAACGCCGAAGCCACCCGCGTGCCGGACGTCGCCACCCTGTCGGCCGGCGTGGTCACCCAGGCCGCCGACGGCAACAGCGCGATGCGCCAGAACGCCCAGCAGATGGACAAGGTACTGGCCGCGATCAAGGCCGCCGGCATCGCCGAGCGCGACGTGCAGACCAGCGGCGTCAGCCTCAACCCGCAGTACCGCTATGCCGACAACGAAGCACCGAAGATCACCGGCTACCAGGCCAGCAACACCGTCAGCCTGAAGGTCCGCGACATCGCCAAGCTCGGCAAGGTGCTGGACGCGCTGGCCGCGCAGGGCGCCAACCAGATCAACGGCCCGCAGTTCGAGATCGACCAGCCCGAACCGGTCTATGACGAAGCCCGCCTGGCGGCACTGAAGAAGGCCCAGGCCCGCGCCCAGACCTATGCGAAGTCGCTTGGCCTGCAGGTGCGCCGTATTGTCAGCATCTCCGAGAACGCTGGTGGCGGTTTCCGCCCGCCGATGATGATGCGATCGATGGCAGCGGGCGCGGCGATGGACAAGGCCACCCCGGTCGCCCCGGGTGAGTCGACCGTCTCGGTCAACCTGGACGTGGTGTTCGAACTGGGCCGCTGA
- a CDS encoding energy transducer TonB, with product MVRTYPVVPLHFDPARVAAWSAAIALHLLAFLMLLIPATYQAVTALPRDQTTIRFIPKEDPKPPVPLPTEPEKVEVVHKRQATPVPAPLPTPTATVEEAQGIILPAAEPTVVQTAPTIAPSTPLAGAQLQYRSNPPPSYPIQALRNHEQGTVLLRVEVDPSGQPVNVSIERSSGSRSLDQAARQQVLRHWRFVPAERDGMAVPAIGMVPVQFSLPD from the coding sequence ATGGTTCGTACGTATCCCGTAGTACCCCTGCACTTCGATCCTGCCCGCGTTGCCGCCTGGAGTGCGGCCATCGCCCTGCATCTGCTTGCGTTCCTGATGTTGCTGATTCCGGCGACCTACCAGGCCGTCACCGCACTTCCCCGCGACCAGACCACGATCCGGTTCATTCCGAAGGAAGACCCGAAGCCGCCGGTACCGCTGCCGACCGAACCCGAAAAGGTGGAGGTGGTGCACAAGCGGCAGGCCACGCCGGTGCCCGCACCGCTGCCGACGCCTACCGCCACCGTCGAGGAGGCCCAGGGCATCATCCTGCCGGCCGCCGAGCCGACAGTGGTGCAGACGGCGCCGACGATCGCCCCGTCCACGCCGTTGGCCGGTGCCCAGCTGCAGTACCGCAGCAACCCGCCGCCCAGCTACCCGATCCAGGCCCTGCGCAACCACGAGCAGGGCACGGTGCTGCTGCGGGTGGAAGTGGACCCCAGTGGCCAGCCGGTGAATGTCAGCATCGAACGCAGCAGCGGTTCCCGCAGCCTGGACCAGGCCGCGCGCCAGCAGGTGCTGCGCCACTGGCGTTTCGTGCCGGCCGAGCGTGATGGCATGGCCGTTCCGGCGATCGGCATGGTGCCGGTGCAGTTCTCCCTGCCCGACTGA
- a CDS encoding TonB-dependent receptor, with amino-acid sequence MKHPIQRPASRRRNHLATSITHILTGGALLLAGAVASSSAFAQEQATNLDRITVTGSNIPRTNTETPSPVQVVTRQEIDRTGKTTLAEYLQTITADGAGSIPKTFGNGFAGGGAGISLRGLGAGSTLVLLNGRRMATYGLADDGQKVFTDLSTIPLDAVERVEVLKDGASAIYGSDAIAGVVNIILRSDFQGAILRASYGTSGDGDGDAKKATLTAGTGDLATDGWNAFFSLDVGKTDAIKISDRKNRKWIGTGDTRPWGYDAADSQFLGGAYLSKGTAGGVGPNGSVFDDRNVTKDNPAFLVALPGCANLTTIPGQTDASAQAQGCLWDPAQQYRDLTPEEKYINVFGRASFAFGEGGEIYTEIGYSKKETIFSNTPSGAAGTWGYPGGVVTANSGSKATVLGPNHPDNPIPGQASRLRYSAWDVGPRVTNNTNEFNRFLVGVKGNWGDWSYDTAYLHSATDLVNKRTGFLRYSAVQCALGNPNCAGGVWRIGDNANLNSQALYDYISPTISARAKSGLDMFDFTVSRSLMDLKGGPLGLAIGTEWRKTSNSLTPQTYTDTGDIIGLGYSAYDGTQNVYAGYVELSAPVLEQLELSGALRYDKYESGEGKATPKLGVKWTPADWIALRASYAEGFRAPNPAENGDGGLAAFSNASDPVRCAIDAGECTARTVAIITRPNKDLKPEESKSYSVGIVLQPTSSTSLTVDAWQIKRTNEIAQGSTTAAIRAGNVVRDINNIGGVPNSGNILAVNTAYVNANSSRVRGIDTDIRQTFDIGPGQLEMDLQWSHVLKFERTEGDETVDYAGTHGNCDVTNCIGTPKDKINFGTTWRQGPWSVSGIANYIGKMDNTDKRGGTYQAFYEDGTPVKKISSFTTFDLSGRWNITEAFELNASVANVFDRIAPLDPTTYGGVNYNPMHFSGALGRYFTVGAKYTFK; translated from the coding sequence GTGAAACACCCGATCCAACGGCCCGCCAGCCGCCGCCGCAACCACCTGGCAACATCCATCACCCATATCCTCACCGGCGGCGCCCTGCTGCTCGCCGGCGCCGTGGCCTCCTCCTCTGCATTCGCACAGGAACAGGCCACCAACCTTGACCGGATCACCGTCACCGGTTCGAACATCCCGCGCACAAACACCGAGACACCGTCACCGGTGCAGGTGGTGACCCGCCAGGAGATCGATCGCACCGGCAAGACCACACTTGCCGAGTACCTGCAGACCATCACCGCCGATGGCGCCGGCTCCATCCCCAAGACCTTCGGCAACGGCTTCGCCGGTGGCGGCGCCGGCATTTCGCTGCGCGGCCTGGGCGCCGGCTCGACACTGGTGCTGTTGAACGGCCGCCGCATGGCCACCTACGGCCTGGCCGATGACGGCCAGAAGGTGTTCACCGACCTCAGCACCATCCCCCTCGATGCCGTCGAGCGCGTGGAAGTACTGAAGGACGGCGCCTCGGCGATCTATGGTTCCGATGCCATCGCAGGCGTGGTCAACATCATCCTGCGCAGCGACTTCCAGGGCGCGATCCTGCGTGCCTCCTACGGCACCTCCGGTGATGGCGACGGCGATGCCAAGAAGGCCACCCTGACCGCCGGTACCGGCGATCTGGCTACCGACGGCTGGAACGCTTTCTTCAGCCTGGATGTCGGCAAGACCGACGCCATCAAGATCAGCGACCGCAAGAACCGCAAGTGGATCGGTACCGGCGATACCCGCCCGTGGGGCTACGACGCAGCCGACTCGCAGTTCCTGGGCGGCGCGTATCTATCCAAGGGCACGGCAGGCGGCGTCGGCCCCAATGGTTCGGTCTTCGACGACCGCAATGTAACCAAGGACAATCCTGCCTTCCTGGTTGCGCTGCCGGGCTGCGCGAACCTCACCACCATTCCGGGCCAGACGGATGCAAGCGCGCAGGCGCAAGGCTGCCTGTGGGATCCGGCGCAGCAGTATCGCGACCTGACTCCTGAAGAGAAGTACATCAACGTGTTCGGCCGTGCCAGCTTCGCTTTCGGCGAAGGCGGCGAGATCTACACGGAGATCGGCTACTCGAAGAAGGAAACGATCTTCAGCAACACCCCGTCAGGCGCTGCGGGTACCTGGGGCTATCCAGGCGGCGTCGTCACCGCGAACAGTGGCTCCAAAGCCACCGTGCTCGGCCCGAACCATCCTGACAACCCGATTCCCGGCCAGGCCTCCAGGCTGCGCTATTCGGCGTGGGATGTCGGTCCGCGCGTGACCAACAACACCAACGAGTTCAACCGCTTCCTGGTGGGCGTCAAGGGCAACTGGGGTGACTGGAGCTACGACACCGCCTACCTGCATTCGGCGACCGACCTGGTCAACAAGCGCACTGGTTTCCTGCGCTACAGCGCCGTGCAGTGCGCGCTGGGCAATCCGAACTGCGCAGGTGGCGTGTGGCGCATCGGCGACAATGCCAATCTGAATTCGCAGGCGTTGTACGACTACATCTCACCAACCATCAGCGCCCGTGCGAAATCCGGCCTGGACATGTTCGACTTCACCGTGTCGCGCAGCCTGATGGACCTGAAGGGTGGTCCACTGGGCCTGGCAATCGGCACGGAATGGCGCAAGACCAGCAACAGCCTGACCCCGCAGACCTACACCGACACGGGTGACATCATCGGTCTGGGTTACTCGGCCTACGACGGCACCCAGAACGTGTATGCCGGTTACGTCGAACTGTCCGCACCGGTGCTGGAACAGCTGGAACTGTCTGGTGCCCTGCGATACGACAAGTACGAAAGCGGTGAAGGCAAGGCCACGCCGAAGCTCGGCGTGAAGTGGACTCCTGCCGACTGGATCGCACTGCGTGCCAGCTATGCTGAAGGCTTCCGCGCACCGAACCCTGCCGAAAATGGTGACGGTGGCCTGGCTGCATTCTCGAACGCATCCGACCCGGTTCGTTGCGCCATCGACGCCGGCGAATGTACCGCCCGTACGGTAGCGATCATCACCCGCCCGAACAAGGATCTGAAGCCGGAGGAATCCAAGAGTTACTCGGTGGGCATCGTGCTGCAGCCGACGTCCTCGACCTCGTTGACCGTCGATGCGTGGCAGATCAAGCGCACCAACGAAATCGCCCAGGGCAGCACGACGGCAGCGATCCGGGCCGGCAATGTGGTGCGTGACATCAACAACATCGGCGGCGTTCCCAACAGCGGCAACATCCTCGCGGTCAACACGGCCTACGTGAATGCCAACTCTTCACGTGTTCGCGGCATCGATACCGATATCCGCCAGACCTTCGACATCGGTCCGGGCCAGCTGGAAATGGACCTGCAGTGGAGCCACGTCCTGAAGTTCGAGCGTACCGAAGGCGATGAGACTGTCGACTATGCCGGCACCCACGGCAATTGCGACGTCACCAACTGCATCGGCACCCCGAAGGACAAGATCAACTTCGGTACCACCTGGCGACAGGGACCTTGGAGCGTCAGCGGCATTGCCAACTACATCGGCAAGATGGACAACACCGACAAGCGCGGCGGCACGTATCAGGCGTTCTATGAAGATGGAACGCCGGTGAAGAAGATCTCTTCGTTCACCACCTTCGATCTGTCCGGTCGCTGGAACATCACCGAAGCCTTCGAGCTCAATGCCTCGGTGGCCAACGTGTTCGACCGTATCGCCCCGCTCGATCCGACCACCTACGGCGGCGTGAACTACAACCCGATGCACTTCTCCGGTGCGCTGGGCCGTTACTTCACCGTCGGTGCCAAGTACACGTTCAAGTAA